TaatatgttattcaaaatCTATGCCTTAGAAACCAGATCTTACACTAGAAACAAAATGCTCATGGGAAGTCTAACATGTTGTTCAAAATCTAGGTTTTCAAAAAGTTTCTGTCATGCTTTAGAAATCAGATCttacattctttttctttctttccaacATGAGGTTACTACAGTCTACAGCTCTGTTTGGGCAGCACATAGGACAAAAGAGAGAACATAGTGTGTTCAACACGTTGGTACCCATATATATGTTTCAACAAACCCCTGCATAATATGGATCCAATATCAACAAATTAAACTTTAATGAAATGTCTCCATATAATCTGCATCACACCCAATAATTTCTCAAAGTGTGGTAAAATCTATTTTGTTTGAGGTTTGAGTGACCacactgagagagagagagagagagagagagagagagagagagagacacacacacacacacacacacacacacacagacagagacagagacagagagttcTATCAACTTTTTATAATGTTCAATCAATTTGGAAGTCACTCCAAATCCAAATTATGGATGGAACTTTTTAGTTTTATGTATATTCAAAATCCAAACTGTTCGTCTTTGCAAAGTAGCATCTTCAGCATCCTACACGACACTTAATGTTCATAGATTAAATGGAACAGGAGAAATGGTTACTGAAAGAACCACTGGATGATAACTATATGGGTTCATCCTATATAAGTAGAAGATGATGTGTACACTAGCTCATATCCTAATGTTTCTtctataaggaaaaaaaaaaaaagaagaagaagagaattaTATGGATCTTGCTTTATTTTGCTCTATTTTGTTTCATGGTAACTGAAAAATGTTAACGAATCCCACCTGGACTCCGTCTGAGGTGTTAAGGATGGATAGGGGTTGATTGATTCCGAGTACAGCATTGCCACGCAAGCAACAAAGAACCCGAAAAAAAGGAGTGACAGCTCACCATAGTACAGTGAGTTTTAGAAAGTAAAACTAACCATTTATATAGGCCAATTTGAGCTAAAAGCTGCTACAGCAGCAAGATTTAGGATTCAATGACAACATTTTGTGTACAAATCCGCTTGGCTCATTGCCAAAACCATTATTAGGCACTCCTGATTGGTTAATAAGATATAAAGAGGGAAGTATGTGAGGAATACAACGGTAGATCTATTGCTATACATGCTCATGTATTCTGGCCACAATCATAATTCTCATGATAGATgtgtcaacaaaaaaattctgacCTAACATTTCAGGTTCAGGCATAAGAACAATATGCAAGAAATAACCTGTATCACAAAATCAACTGGAGACTGTCGAGGACCTGAAACCTTTGGTCGAATCCCTGCATAACCTGGCTCGAGAGACCCATCTTTTAGATTTGGGTAGTACTTCCTTATCTCTGGGTAAAATAGCTTTGCACGATTCGTACATACAGAATAGTCAAACCTGGAAACAAGGCCTTgtcatgtttttaaaaaaatgttcaACATCACAGTTATTATACAGGtacaccaaagaaagaaaccaaGGTTAAATAAATGAGGACAATAACTGAATTAGCTTTCTTATTGGGTAGATGCACAAGCACTTGGTTGACATGCATTATAAATAATGCCTCTCCTTTGTGCATAAATAGCATCTAAAATATATAGCAGTGCTAATACCACCCACACCAAACTTTTATGACTGTTCTGATGACTTAAAACTTTTGCATCATCAGTATGGTATATAATTGTTATTATAAATTTACTCCGGAtgtaagaaaaaaacaaatcacaaCAAATCATTATTCAATAACATCACATGCATCCCAATCAGGTCATCTAAGATTTTACCCTAAAAGCATCTTAACAAACATATGATCATATATCTGCAATGACAAATGCAAAACACTTTACAAGAATAAGGGCATATTAATTTACAACCCATCAGCAAAAGTGAATAGGACCTCCATTTGATCATTAACTCAGGCAGTAAGATTAGTATCAAATGCATGGTCTAAAGAAACACAACTTATGCAAGATGGCAGAATTGGATGCACAATGGAAacctatataatatattatttataaccaaaaaaaaaaaactgaaggCATGTGTTCTTCGGTGCAAGCATGCGTAGGAACTTCTGCACTGAGTTGACGAGTTCTTAAACCAATGACTTAATTGACAATGCAGAAAGTACTACACACTATGTATAACGGACAAAGagttaaagaaaatattactTGTTTAGGAAGCTTGAAACGTCATCAATACCATCAATCCATTCTACATTGGGGCCAAACTTGACCTGACCATTCAAATCCAGAGTAACATGCACACCAAGGCCACCATCCTCTGGTATAGGATAAATCAAATGTTTGAAAGGACATATTGTAGTATTTGATAGCGTGAAGTAGCACCCGCGAGCATAATAGGTAGGAGGAATAACTGCACTACGGAGGCCATCAAATCGCTTTGCAAGGACAGGGGCACTCAAGCCAGCAGAGTTTACTACAAGCTTAGGAATGAGTACCATCTCTGGTTGCAATGGAAATTTTCCATTCCAATTTTCAAGGTGTTTGGTTTCAGAAATATGAAGGCTTAGGCGATTTTCTTCAATATGGCCACCAATAACTGTAGTATTATAGGAGAAGGTTGCGCCATGATTTTCAGCTTCACCCTGGGTCCACATGTGGGTGATATCTCTGTCAGTAAGCAGTTCTAACTCTATAGGGACAAATTGATAAAATCCAATGTTAGCTGAGCTCTCCATAATAAATACTGATATAATATTTGAAGCATGTATTTGATcctaattatattaatttatgaaaCGAGAAAGACGAAAATGCATACCACCAAAGACAGCATCAAGGAATGTGTATCAACAATCCCAGAAACTGGTGATAGTAAGGCTTTCAAGCATCGCAATTCGGGTTCCATCCTCGTAGCTTCTGAACCTTCCATCATAACCAAACCACCAACCCCATTTTTTATCCCGTTATTCATTAGATTATGCAACTGTGGAATCTCTGAAGATCCTGTTGCTACTATAAGTTTACCAATTTGGTTATGAGGGATATTGTGTTCAGAGCAATATTTGTAAAGCAATTCTCTTCCTCTTACACATAAGATTGCCTGCAAAATGCATTGAAGTTACaacatttgtttctttctaaAATTTGTAGTTCCAACATTCATTTTGAGAATTGGGAAGTGGGTACTTTCCAAATTAtgttcttcatttttgtttttcttgggtAACACAGTCTTAATAAAAGTTGTAAGAACAATTCTTTGAGAAACAAAgtgaaaggagagagagagagagagagagagagagagagaggagaccTTGAGAGAATTGGGAGGATAGTAGATGCCGGCATGGATGACCTCGCTGTTGCGGGAACTGATGCCAGTGCCGAAGGTGGAAGCTGATTCTAACACCAACACCTCTCTGCCCTTTAAAGTAAGCTCTCTCGCTACTGCTAATCCCACCACACCTGCCCCTATCACCACGCAATctaccttctcttttggaacTCCATTGCTGCTGCTACTACCAGTAGTAGTAGCAATATTACGACTCTTCAAAATCTTGAAGACAACTGACGACGACGATGAAATCCTTTCCAGGCTTTGGATTTTGCTTTTCAGCATCTTTGGTTTGGGCttgcctctctctctagctAACACTCAGCGCCGGTCGAATACCCAAGAGCCAAAGCTACATAGGGTCCTTTTGAGAGACAGTTTGGTATTGTTGTGTTCTGCCGTGCTAAGAATAATAACTAGAACAGTCAGGATGTTAAGGACAGATTAAAAAAGTTTGCTGGAGAAATTAGAGCAgtgaaaagaagagaaaaattgtGACAGGTATATTGTcatctctattttcttttctatgttGGACATAGCATGTCACAAATCCATGGTTGAGAAACCCAGAAATTACTTGGATGCAAATCCATGGGTGAGAAACCCCGAAATCATTTGGATAAAAATCCATAGGTGAGGAACCCCGAAATTATTTGGATGTAAAAGTCCATATGGGTGAGAAACCCAGAACCTTTgtagataaaataaaaaaagaaaagaaaaatgggttCAAAGATCCATGACAATTAGCAAACGAAATGGGTTCGCAgatgcaaataaaaaaatggctATACCTATGCTTTTGGAGAATCTGATCAACTTTCTCCCTCTCTGTTAGAAAAATTAATCTTTTCTGTGTACGTCCTTCTCCGGAAAAATAAATCAGCTTCTTGCATACATAtagaaccaaaaaagaaaaaagaaaaagaaaaaaaggtttgaAGGAGCTGGTCTCGTTGCATAGCCAACTCTTCCTAGTTTGGTGTTTGTGTAAAACTGTCAAAACAAAGGAGGGAGGACAGCCATGGAATCCCAAGTTAAATAGACTCATTAGCAACAGACCCATTTGGAAATGGGAAGTccacaaacagaaaaaaatttggaggAGAGGCCACGTACAACCCACTTTTTC
Above is a genomic segment from Prunus dulcis chromosome 7, ALMONDv2, whole genome shotgun sequence containing:
- the LOC117635016 gene encoding L-2-hydroxyglutarate dehydrogenase, mitochondrial isoform X2 encodes the protein MLKSKIQSLERISSSSSVVFKILKSRNIATTTGSSSSNGVPKEKVDCVVIGAGVVGLAVARELTLKGREVLVLESASTFGTGISSRNSEVIHAGIYYPPNSLKAILCVRGRELLYKYCSEHNIPHNQIGKLIVATGSSEIPQLHNLMNNGIKNGVGGLVMMEGSEATRMEPELRCLKALLSPVSGIVDTHSLMLSLVGEAENHGATFSYNTTVIGGHIEENRLSLHISETKHLENWNGKFPLQPEMVLIPKLVVNSAGLSAPVLAKRFDGLRSAVIPPTYYARGCYFTLSNTTICPFKHLIYPIPEDGGLGVHVTLDLNGQVKFGPNVEWIDGIDDVSSFLNKFDYSVCTNRAKLFYPEIRKYYPNLKDGSLEPGYAGIRPKVSGPRQSPVDFVIQGFVETYIWVPTC
- the LOC117635016 gene encoding L-2-hydroxyglutarate dehydrogenase, mitochondrial isoform X1, giving the protein MLKSKIQSLERISSSSSVVFKILKSRNIATTTGSSSSNGVPKEKVDCVVIGAGVVGLAVARELTLKGREVLVLESASTFGTGISSRNSEVIHAGIYYPPNSLKAILCVRGRELLYKYCSEHNIPHNQIGKLIVATGSSEIPQLHNLMNNGIKNGVGGLVMMEGSEATRMEPELRCLKALLSPVSGIVDTHSLMLSLVGEAENHGATFSYNTTVIGGHIEENRLSLHISETKHLENWNGKFPLQPEMVLIPKLVVNSAGLSAPVLAKRFDGLRSAVIPPTYYARGCYFTLSNTTICPFKHLIYPIPEDGGLGVHVTLDLNGQVKFGPNVEWIDGIDDVSSFLNKFDYSVCTNRAKLFYPEIRKYYPNLKDGSLEPGYAGIRPKVSGPRQSPVDFVIQGEDIHGITGLVNLFGIESPGLTSSMGVAEHIATRFFRC